TTTAGTTGGAAATAGATGGGCATTTGCAAGTGCTGGAATTTTTGTATTAATCGCGACACTGCTCATTATTTTTTGGGTAATAGAAGAGAATTTCACTCCAAGCAAGGAACGTGGCTCTGTTCGGCATGATCTTATCGTGGCGTGGTCCAATCGACCGTTAATGTTGGTACTTATTTTAACGGTGGTAACTTCCTGTTCGATCATGACGATCGAGCCAGTATTACCTTTATATATTGTAAAACTAGGCGGTTCAACTGAAAATACTTCTTTTTTAGCTGGAATGGTATTCTCACTACCTGGGATAGCAAGTGCATTGTTTGCTCCATTATGGGGAAAGAAAGCAGATAAAGTGGGATTTCATAGAGTACTAGTTATTGGATTACTTGGTGGTGGAATTGGTACCCTAGCTCAAATTGTATTCGGTCATATTTTGGGATTTTCCATTATCCGTTTTGTTTACGGGATCTTTTTCTGTGCGGTTTATCCTGCATTAAATGGTCTCGTTGTAAAATCAACACCGGAGGATTTCCGAGGAAGAGCATTCGGATTAAGCCAAACCTCTAATCAAATTGGTGGGATGATCGGCCCAATGATCGGAGGCTATATTGGAGGGATATTTCCAGTGCAAAGTGTATTTGCGATAACGGGCGTCTTACTATTGGTAGCAACGGGAATAGCCTATTGGAAATCAAGTGATTTGAACAGTACATTGATGAGAAAAGTAATGCCTGGAAAGTCGAGTTAAGTTGAGTTGGATACTTCAACAGCAAAACGTGAATAAAATCATCTATAAAAACATAATAGGTTCAATTTACCAACACAAAACTTAAATAGACACAAGAAATCGCAAATAAATTAATGTAACAAATCTTGGCTATTTTTCGAAGTTTAGGTTATCAAAAGCTCAGTTTTACTGGGCTTTTTTTGGCTACGCATGTATCTTAGTCCTTATTAAACTTACGTTAGCAGTTCAATCGAAAAGGGAATGTACTTACTTCTATAGTGTTTTTTACTATAAATCAATTTTTCAACGATTGAGGTTTGCTATAAAAGAGCCTATTTATGTGAAAAGTTACCTTTATTTGCGTATCAAGAAGGTTTATTTGCAATAAGACGGGGTTCAATTGCGAAAATAGCCATTTCATTTGCGAAAAGGTCTATTTCATTTGCGAAAA
The Neobacillus sp. PS3-40 genome window above contains:
- a CDS encoding MFS transporter; this encodes MVTWKRNLWVLWIGCFFTAASFSMVIPFLPLFLLQIGVHEHTEMWSGLLFSAAFFAGAIAAPFWGRVADKYGRKPMIIRAGFVLFVIYTLMAFVTNPYQILVLRILQGLLSGFIPGAIALIGTNTPNEKLGYALSLISTATASGSILGPLLGGGMADLVGNRWAFASAGIFVLIATLLIIFWVIEENFTPSKERGSVRHDLIVAWSNRPLMLVLILTVVTSCSIMTIEPVLPLYIVKLGGSTENTSFLAGMVFSLPGIASALFAPLWGKKADKVGFHRVLVIGLLGGGIGTLAQIVFGHILGFSIIRFVYGIFFCAVYPALNGLVVKSTPEDFRGRAFGLSQTSNQIGGMIGPMIGGYIGGIFPVQSVFAITGVLLLVATGIAYWKSSDLNSTLMRKVMPGKSS